GCTACGCGTTTAGATATTACAGAGCAGGATTACAAGGAAATCTTAAAGGATTATAACTCTCACCCAATAAATGCACCACATTCATATGATACACGTTTAGAGCGTTTGTATGATTTAGCACGCATGGTTTGGGCAGACCATATCGAAGGACCAAATCAAGTTAGTTTATTAGAAAAGTTATCTATAGGCTTAGGTTTTAACCAAGATAATGTAAAGTATATTGCTGATAAGGCATTAACACTTGTGCATTATGAGGTTGATTTAGAGGAATTTACAAATAAAATGAAAACAATGAATCAGTAAATTAAAAGATTCATTTTTTAGATATAAAAGCGAGCAGAGATGTTCGCTTTTTTTATGCGTTACGCATAAACTCTTTTGCCTTTTCTACCATGTTTTTGCTGCCGCAAATAAAAGGTACACGCTCATGAAGTTCGGTTGGTACAATATCCATAATTCTTGTAAAACCGTCACTCGCTTTTCCGTTTGCTTGTTCAGCGATAAATGCCATTGGATTACATTCGTAAAGTAAACGTAATTTTCCTTTTGCCGCCATTGAGCTTTTAGGGTACATATATATACCGCCTTTTATCATATTACGATGAAAATCCGAAACTAAAGACCCAATATATCGAGACGTGTAAGGTCGGTCACCTTCTTCCATTTGACAATACTTTATATAATCTTTTATGCCTTTTGGGAAGTGAATATAGTTACCTTCATTGACAGAATAGATATTACCATCTTCAGGAAATTGCATATCTGGATGTGATAAGTAAAAAGTACCAATTGCAGGGTTTAGCGTAAATCCATTAACACCATGACCAGTAGTATAGACTAACATTGTCGATGTACCATAAACAACGTAACCTGCAGCGACTTGTTTATTTCCTTTTTGTAAAAAATCCGCAATAGTAACAGGCGTTCCAACAGGCGTTACACGTCTGTAAATCGAAAAAATAGTACCTACAGAAACATTGACATCAATATTAGATGAACCATCAAGCGGATCGATTAAAACGACATATTTGTTCTGATGATTTTCATCTTGACTATTAATAGCAATAAAATCATCCTCTTCTTCACTTGCAATACCACAAACAATATTTCTTTTGGTCATGGTTTTTATGAAAGTATCATTAGCGTATACATCTAATTTCTGTTGGTTTTCACCCTGAATATTTGTGTCACCAGCATTACCGATAATATCTACTAATCCAGCTTGGTTTACTTCATAGTTGACCACTTTAGCTGCTAAACGAATAGAATTTATAAGACGTGATAACTCTCCGGAAGTATATTTAAAAGACGATTGATTTTCGATAATAAACTCACCTAAGGTCTGATTGCGATGCGACATGTATGAAGAAATTGATTTAATTCGAAACAAATATCGTATAATTTAACCAACTATAACGTTTTCGTTATGTAAATAAATTAAAAACTAAAGCGACTTTGAGTTATATTTGAAAAACCTATTTATACAATATGAATCAACC
This DNA window, taken from Winogradskyella sp. PC-19, encodes the following:
- the fbp gene encoding class 1 fructose-bisphosphatase — encoded protein: MSHRNQTLGEFIIENQSSFKYTSGELSRLINSIRLAAKVVNYEVNQAGLVDIIGNAGDTNIQGENQQKLDVYANDTFIKTMTKRNIVCGIASEEEDDFIAINSQDENHQNKYVVLIDPLDGSSNIDVNVSVGTIFSIYRRVTPVGTPVTIADFLQKGNKQVAAGYVVYGTSTMLVYTTGHGVNGFTLNPAIGTFYLSHPDMQFPEDGNIYSVNEGNYIHFPKGIKDYIKYCQMEEGDRPYTSRYIGSLVSDFHRNMIKGGIYMYPKSSMAAKGKLRLLYECNPMAFIAEQANGKASDGFTRIMDIVPTELHERVPFICGSKNMVEKAKEFMRNA
- a CDS encoding TerB family tellurite resistance protein — translated: MSFSDLFESGFQKRNQDHFAAIVRVAMSDGIINDAEKEFLDRLATRLDITEQDYKEILKDYNSHPINAPHSYDTRLERLYDLARMVWADHIEGPNQVSLLEKLSIGLGFNQDNVKYIADKALTLVHYEVDLEEFTNKMKTMNQ